From Acidimicrobiales bacterium, one genomic window encodes:
- a CDS encoding class I SAM-dependent methyltransferase: protein MGAGDRDRWNEKWSTAGVGTDHGSKLVDLLEPWLPPSGRLLDIAGGGSADAVGFARRGLDVMVCDVSDVGLARARTRAEEQGVRLTTVEVDLESAPLPDGPWDVITVANYLQRDLFAAMTERLTTGGLLGVVIATTTNLERHDKPGAAFLLRPGELPGLVDRLEVVHHSEQWRANGRHEAHLVARA, encoded by the coding sequence ATGGGCGCGGGCGACCGCGACCGTTGGAACGAGAAGTGGTCGACCGCCGGTGTCGGCACCGACCACGGCTCGAAACTCGTCGATCTGCTCGAACCATGGCTCCCGCCATCAGGACGGCTGCTCGACATCGCCGGAGGCGGGTCGGCCGATGCGGTCGGCTTCGCCCGCCGCGGCCTCGACGTGATGGTCTGCGACGTGAGCGATGTGGGGCTCGCCCGGGCGCGCACCCGCGCCGAGGAGCAGGGGGTTCGTCTCACGACCGTCGAGGTCGATCTCGAATCGGCGCCGCTCCCGGACGGGCCGTGGGACGTGATCACCGTCGCCAACTATCTCCAACGGGATCTCTTCGCGGCGATGACCGAGCGGCTGACGACGGGCGGACTGCTCGGCGTCGTCATCGCCACGACGACCAATCTGGAGCGTCACGACAAACCGGGCGCCGCGTTCCTGCTCCGACCGGGCGAACTCCCCGGCCTGGTCGACCGGCTCGAGGTCGTCCACCACAGCGAGCAGTGGCGTGCCAACGGTCGCCACGAAGCCCACCTCGTCGCCCGGGCCTGA
- a CDS encoding TylF/MycF/NovP-related O-methyltransferase — MYLDDDLDPISRAVRRTLEGYLAFFYDAWVNQNINAISGDYVEFGSWGGNTMHMAYRAMCLSGRTDRHMWAYDSFQPLPEAKDDRDYHPGWNPGGPMGGGGVANFHEACERHGIPRDAYTATEGYFDTTLPPLGTDGDPTDIAICLIDCNMYSSAVTVFEFLESRLKHGMILAFDDYFCWSPERISGEQSVFLEFSRDHPEWHFERYRDFHRAGTSFAVQHADQIPR, encoded by the coding sequence ATGTATCTCGACGACGACCTCGATCCGATCTCTCGCGCGGTCCGGCGCACCCTCGAGGGCTACCTCGCGTTTTTCTACGACGCATGGGTCAACCAGAACATCAACGCGATCTCCGGCGACTATGTCGAATTCGGTTCCTGGGGCGGCAACACCATGCACATGGCCTACCGGGCCATGTGCCTCAGCGGGCGCACGGACCGACACATGTGGGCCTACGACTCGTTCCAGCCGCTGCCGGAAGCCAAGGACGATCGCGACTACCACCCCGGCTGGAATCCCGGCGGCCCGATGGGCGGGGGCGGCGTCGCCAACTTCCACGAGGCGTGCGAACGTCACGGAATCCCTCGCGACGCCTACACGGCGACCGAGGGTTACTTCGACACGACCCTCCCACCGCTCGGCACCGACGGGGACCCGACCGACATCGCGATCTGCCTCATCGACTGCAACATGTACTCGAGTGCGGTGACCGTCTTCGAGTTCCTCGAGTCACGCCTCAAGCACGGCATGATCCTGGCGTTCGACGACTACTTCTGCTGGTCACCCGAGCGCATCTCCGGCGAGCAGTCCGTGTTCCTCGAGTTCTCCCGCGACCACCCCGAGTGGCACTTCGAGCGGTACCGCGACTTCCACCGCGCCGGCACGTCCTTCGCTGTCCAGCACGCCGACCAGATTCCTCGCTGA
- the ltaE gene encoding low-specificity L-threonine aldolase, with translation MIDLRSDTVTQPTPAIRKAMADAEVGDDVFGDDPTVHRLEAVVAERLGKEAAVFVTSGTQSNLCALLAHCGRGDEYIVGDMAHTYRWEGGGGAVLGGIQPQPVPMAADGLPDPVAIAAAVKPDDDHFARSRLLCLENTKDGKVQSVDRMDEAVSVGRAHGLSVHLDGARMWNAVVALGITGAELAAPFDSVSLCLSKGLGAPVGSVLSGPSDFITEARHWRKMLGGGLRQAGVLAAAGLHALEHHVERLADDHANAARLAEGLGTIPGVTVHACDTNMVFVSIDDAPADLRTRLADAGIVTLLSVRPDGTAGARLVTHLDVTADDIERTIEGFAAQLG, from the coding sequence GTGATCGATCTCCGCTCCGACACCGTGACCCAGCCGACTCCTGCCATCCGCAAGGCGATGGCCGACGCCGAGGTCGGCGACGACGTCTTCGGCGACGATCCCACGGTGCACCGCCTCGAAGCCGTTGTCGCCGAACGGCTCGGCAAGGAGGCGGCGGTCTTCGTCACCAGCGGCACCCAGTCGAACCTCTGTGCGCTCCTGGCCCACTGTGGCCGGGGCGACGAATACATCGTGGGCGACATGGCCCACACCTACCGATGGGAGGGCGGCGGGGGCGCCGTGCTCGGCGGCATCCAACCGCAGCCGGTGCCGATGGCGGCCGACGGGCTTCCCGATCCGGTCGCGATCGCCGCGGCGGTGAAGCCCGACGACGACCACTTCGCCCGCAGCCGTCTGCTGTGCCTGGAGAACACCAAGGACGGCAAGGTCCAATCCGTCGATCGGATGGACGAGGCCGTGTCGGTCGGGCGAGCCCACGGGCTGTCGGTGCACCTCGACGGTGCCCGCATGTGGAACGCCGTCGTCGCTCTGGGGATCACCGGAGCCGAACTCGCCGCCCCGTTCGACTCCGTGTCGCTGTGCCTGTCGAAGGGTCTCGGAGCACCGGTCGGATCGGTGCTCAGCGGTCCGAGCGACTTCATCACCGAGGCCCGGCACTGGCGCAAGATGCTCGGCGGCGGCCTCCGGCAGGCCGGCGTACTCGCCGCGGCCGGCCTGCATGCGCTCGAGCACCATGTCGAACGCCTCGCCGACGATCATGCCAACGCCGCTCGGCTGGCTGAAGGCCTCGGCACGATCCCGGGCGTCACCGTCCACGCCTGCGACACCAACATGGTGTTCGTTTCGATCGACGACGCACCGGCCGATCTGCGGACCCGATTGGCCGATGCCGGCATCGTCACGCTGCTCTCGGTCCGACCCGACGGCACCGCCGGCGCCCGCCTCGTCACCCATCTCGACGTCACGGCCGACGACATCGAACGGACCATCGAAGGATTCGCCGCGCAACTCGGCTGA